One window of the Leptospira koniambonensis genome contains the following:
- a CDS encoding SDR family oxidoreductase — MTSFFQDKVFLVTGASSGIGRALASELEKQGAYVAVIARRKEALKELKLSASHPDRIFVFQADVMSESELKKVVEEFRKKFKRIDGFIHNAGISMRGTAAETDIKIFRSIMDTNYFPLVFMYRLLESDLRQSEGHVVAISSIQGKFATQLRSGYAASKHAMQGFMDSIRLENAKTGIHVLTVCPGFVKTEISVKALEGDGTPHGIMDEGQKNGLEPELVAKKILKGIEKRKREIIPSKLKEKFGYFLSRISPKTLDKILIKVRIS, encoded by the coding sequence ATGACGTCTTTTTTTCAAGATAAGGTTTTTTTAGTCACAGGAGCGAGTTCCGGGATAGGCAGGGCGCTGGCATCGGAGTTGGAAAAGCAAGGTGCTTACGTAGCAGTGATTGCAAGAAGGAAAGAAGCACTTAAGGAGCTAAAACTTTCTGCTTCTCATCCGGATAGAATTTTCGTTTTTCAAGCGGATGTAATGTCCGAATCCGAATTGAAAAAAGTAGTCGAAGAATTTAGAAAAAAATTTAAGAGGATCGACGGCTTTATTCATAACGCAGGAATTTCTATGAGAGGAACTGCGGCCGAGACAGATATAAAAATTTTCAGATCCATTATGGACACGAATTATTTTCCTTTAGTGTTCATGTATCGACTTTTGGAATCTGATCTTCGCCAAAGTGAAGGTCATGTGGTTGCGATCTCTTCTATACAAGGAAAGTTTGCTACACAATTGAGATCTGGATATGCCGCAAGCAAACATGCGATGCAAGGCTTTATGGATAGTATCCGATTGGAAAACGCTAAAACAGGCATCCACGTTTTAACTGTGTGTCCAGGTTTTGTGAAAACGGAAATTTCAGTAAAAGCATTAGAGGGAGATGGAACTCCTCATGGAATTATGGATGAAGGACAGAAGAACGGATTAGAGCCTGAGTTGGTTGCTAAAAAAATCTTAAAAGGGATCGAGAAAAGAAAACGAGAAATTATTCCTTCTAAATTAAAGGAAAAATTCGGTTATTTTCTAAGCAGGATCTCACCTAAAACTTTGGATAAAATTCTAATAAAGGTAAGGATCTCCTAA
- a CDS encoding DUF2889 domain-containing protein, with translation MALSQLKQKIRYKDCGFQRRYESRYYWFPEESPPSCLIEVSQRDPYHDMTLYMLVNLATMKIMDLDVEEDRVPYETCPHAIKSYSYLIGEDISYNKIMRKFPEDKTIGCLHINELLQNAAQSFSSAYAFFLKERNFPPEWDEYRMYQGDLDPKSRREIGRHWWMKDKGVRNSCYSFSDRHETPDLKEQVKPLDSITSLMVKEFRSARGK, from the coding sequence ATGGCACTTTCCCAATTAAAACAAAAGATCAGATACAAAGACTGCGGTTTCCAGCGAAGATATGAAAGTAGATACTATTGGTTTCCGGAAGAAAGCCCTCCGAGTTGCTTGATAGAAGTAAGTCAAAGAGATCCTTATCATGATATGACTTTGTACATGTTAGTGAACTTAGCCACCATGAAAATTATGGACTTAGATGTAGAGGAAGATAGAGTTCCTTACGAAACATGTCCCCACGCAATCAAATCTTATTCTTATTTAATCGGAGAAGATATATCTTATAATAAAATTATGAGGAAATTTCCTGAAGATAAAACAATAGGTTGTCTTCATATAAACGAACTTCTACAAAACGCTGCCCAAAGTTTTTCTTCCGCATATGCATTCTTCTTAAAAGAAAGAAATTTCCCACCTGAATGGGATGAGTATAGAATGTACCAAGGCGACTTAGATCCAAAATCCAGAAGGGAGATTGGAAGGCATTGGTGGATGAAGGACAAGGGTGTTCGAAATTCTTGTTATAGTTTTTCCGACAGACATGAAACTCCTGATTTGAAAGAGCAGGTGAAACCTCTCGACAGTATCACCTCTTTGATGGTAAAAGAATTCCGAAGTGCCAGAGGAAAATAA
- a CDS encoding M23 family metallopeptidase, protein MIRSFAIFILSIYFCPIFADVIQNCDKKNICSSIETENEETSVYLQAKNLIPGTHITVYTAIEGSNIETEPSSPISFVLNDSEKKKVLTFKKKENTEAPLSVAVLAVAYYGDLSAKHDETYVYTLPYEGKSWISVGYNSGEEHKGGGAYSLDFVLPEGTPLLAARDGIVVETEDKFTEGRRDPKLIDKANRVVIEHSDGTVAIYGHLKSKGVLVKTGEKVVAGQKIGLSGNTGFSTGPHLHFEVYKPEENRKKKSFATLFKTESEEKEYLSEENAYWSPDGKTPPGFPITNLEEFCIGHSIPDPDNQTSCSDKLQIKRKLYLSIPIYKSGPYTFKAEFIHLKTKKISFTFQEKIPVGINFEAWEIQPVLSAGKYKIKFYLEEKEIGERSLQILP, encoded by the coding sequence ATGATCCGAAGTTTCGCGATATTCATTTTATCCATTTACTTCTGCCCTATATTTGCAGATGTAATTCAGAATTGTGATAAGAAGAATATTTGCTCTTCGATAGAAACAGAAAACGAAGAAACTTCAGTTTATCTCCAGGCTAAAAATTTAATCCCTGGAACTCATATCACTGTCTATACAGCAATCGAAGGTTCTAATATAGAAACAGAACCTTCGAGCCCGATCTCTTTTGTATTAAATGATTCAGAAAAGAAGAAGGTACTGACATTCAAAAAGAAAGAGAATACTGAGGCTCCACTTTCGGTCGCAGTACTAGCAGTCGCTTACTATGGAGACTTATCTGCGAAACATGATGAAACCTACGTGTATACTCTTCCTTACGAAGGCAAGTCTTGGATCTCAGTAGGTTATAATAGCGGAGAAGAGCATAAAGGAGGAGGAGCTTATTCCCTGGACTTTGTTCTTCCAGAAGGAACTCCACTTTTAGCCGCGAGAGATGGGATCGTAGTAGAAACAGAGGATAAATTTACGGAAGGAAGAAGGGATCCAAAACTCATAGATAAAGCAAACCGGGTCGTGATAGAACATTCAGATGGAACAGTCGCGATCTATGGACATCTAAAATCCAAAGGTGTATTAGTAAAAACCGGCGAGAAAGTAGTCGCGGGACAAAAAATTGGACTCTCTGGAAACACAGGATTTAGCACAGGACCTCATCTACATTTTGAAGTTTATAAACCGGAAGAGAATCGGAAGAAAAAAAGTTTTGCTACATTATTCAAAACAGAATCGGAAGAAAAAGAATATTTAAGCGAGGAGAATGCTTACTGGAGCCCAGACGGAAAAACTCCCCCAGGATTTCCGATCACAAACTTGGAAGAATTTTGTATCGGCCATTCTATTCCAGACCCGGACAATCAAACTTCTTGCTCAGATAAGCTGCAAATAAAACGGAAACTTTATCTTTCTATACCTATCTATAAATCCGGGCCTTATACTTTTAAGGCAGAGTTCATCCACTTAAAAACTAAAAAGATAAGTTTTACCTTTCAGGAAAAAATCCCTGTTGGGATCAATTTTGAAGCCTGGGAAATTCAGCCGGTTCTGAGCGCTGGAAAATATAAGATCAAATTCTATCTAGAAGAAAAAGAGATCGGAGAAAGATCTCTACAAATCCTTCCTTGA
- a CDS encoding AEC family transporter — MSNFIVIGLCFLFGILIRTKGKFPADSHKVINSFIISVSLPCMEFGPLRHASLDGNFLTFAAMPWILFGFGFLFFSFFGKLLNWKESTIVCLCLSAGLGNTSFLGIPLIESYYSKEGLPTVLIIDQLGTFLTLAIPGTYLGTKARHALKLSETKSSLWKTLFTFPPFIALLVSLASRPFPVPQELESAISRVGDTLIPLALFSVGYQLPGTIRINSEEPNAENPKRESDDSFRIRIPLLFGLVFKLIIGPVLIWLCFGTFFHYSEKNMGENFFRNFKILIMESAMAPMITGSLLAAEWGLSPRLAVSLVGIGIPLSFLTTLGLYYLLENQAWTGTIFFGQ; from the coding sequence ATGTCTAATTTTATAGTAATCGGACTTTGTTTTCTGTTCGGGATACTCATCCGGACCAAAGGAAAGTTTCCCGCCGATTCCCATAAAGTTATCAATTCATTTATCATTTCAGTTTCCCTTCCTTGTATGGAGTTCGGACCTCTGCGTCATGCTTCTCTGGATGGGAACTTCTTAACATTCGCAGCCATGCCTTGGATCTTATTCGGATTCGGGTTTTTATTTTTCAGCTTTTTTGGAAAACTACTGAATTGGAAAGAAAGTACAATTGTATGTCTTTGTCTTTCTGCTGGACTCGGAAATACTTCCTTTTTAGGAATTCCACTCATCGAATCCTACTACTCTAAAGAGGGACTTCCTACAGTTCTAATCATAGACCAACTCGGAACATTTCTGACTCTTGCCATTCCTGGGACGTATTTAGGAACAAAGGCGAGGCATGCACTCAAACTCTCTGAAACCAAATCTTCTCTTTGGAAGACATTATTCACATTCCCCCCATTTATCGCATTATTGGTTTCTTTGGCTTCTCGTCCTTTTCCCGTTCCACAAGAACTTGAATCAGCAATCTCCAGAGTTGGAGACACCCTCATCCCACTTGCTCTTTTTTCAGTAGGATACCAACTTCCTGGGACCATTCGGATCAATTCCGAAGAACCAAATGCCGAAAATCCCAAGAGGGAATCAGACGATTCTTTTAGGATAAGAATTCCTTTGTTATTCGGCTTAGTATTTAAACTAATAATCGGCCCAGTCTTGATCTGGCTTTGTTTCGGAACCTTCTTCCATTATTCAGAAAAGAATATGGGCGAGAATTTTTTTAGAAACTTTAAGATCCTGATCATGGAATCCGCAATGGCTCCCATGATCACGGGAAGTCTTCTCGCTGCAGAATGGGGACTTTCACCTAGATTAGCTGTTTCCCTAGTTGGAATTGGAATACCGCTTTCTTTTCTAACGACCTTGGGATTGTATTACCTCCTGGAGAATCAGGCGTGGACTGGAACGATCTTTTTCGGGCAGTAA
- a CDS encoding ankyrin repeat domain-containing protein — MDWNDLFRAVKTGNNGTLRALLSEASTRDGFAEEFPELRDSYGCGLLYWAIKEGNKEATNLLVEYGSDPNETSSRGETALLLALESENTELTTILLDYGADPELRDMDGNTPLTRAISSGTLELVEILFDLPNHPPDIESRNGEGYSPLLLAVDMGHLEIAEYLVSKGADPKKKNSEGRTILHLTALHNDYEILDLFSENKEVRSLMENKDQDGNTPLLLSALYDSVECLERLLNLGADPLARNLSGKTAKEEADRMKFHHTLKVINKATLTLLFRASSEGKTETVEKILSNGYEAEVRDMLGRTPLLLAVKSGKTDLIELLVKNGASPYSTDKEGNSPLALAEASESPALHQIFKQFLNPEEGK; from the coding sequence GTGGACTGGAACGATCTTTTTCGGGCAGTAAAAACAGGTAACAACGGAACCCTTCGCGCCTTATTATCTGAGGCTTCGACGAGAGATGGTTTCGCAGAAGAATTTCCTGAACTCAGAGATTCGTACGGCTGTGGACTTTTGTACTGGGCCATCAAAGAGGGAAATAAAGAAGCCACAAATCTTTTAGTAGAATATGGCTCCGATCCGAACGAGACAAGCTCAAGAGGAGAGACTGCACTACTTCTTGCATTAGAATCTGAGAATACTGAACTCACTACCATCCTCTTAGATTATGGTGCAGATCCTGAACTTAGAGATATGGATGGAAACACTCCATTAACAAGAGCGATCAGTTCGGGAACATTAGAGTTAGTAGAGATATTATTCGATCTACCAAATCATCCACCTGATATAGAATCCAGAAATGGAGAAGGTTATTCTCCTCTTCTTCTCGCAGTGGACATGGGCCATTTAGAGATCGCAGAATATCTGGTTTCAAAAGGTGCAGATCCTAAAAAGAAAAACTCAGAAGGACGAACAATCCTTCATCTAACTGCATTACATAATGATTATGAAATATTGGATCTATTCTCTGAGAACAAAGAAGTCCGTTCTTTGATGGAGAATAAGGACCAAGACGGAAATACCCCTCTTCTTCTTTCTGCTTTATATGATAGCGTAGAATGTCTGGAAAGATTACTAAATCTGGGCGCCGATCCTTTGGCCAGAAATCTAAGTGGTAAAACTGCTAAAGAAGAAGCTGATAGAATGAAATTCCATCATACTCTAAAAGTCATAAACAAGGCCACTCTCACTTTATTGTTTAGGGCTTCTTCTGAAGGAAAAACAGAAACAGTGGAAAAAATCCTAAGCAACGGTTACGAAGCAGAAGTTCGTGATATGCTTGGTCGCACACCATTGCTTCTTGCTGTAAAATCCGGAAAAACAGATTTGATCGAATTATTAGTAAAGAATGGAGCTTCTCCTTATTCTACAGATAAGGAAGGAAATTCTCCTTTAGCTCTTGCAGAAGCTTCTGAAAGTCCTGCTCTACATCAGATATTTAAACAATTCCTGAATCCAGAAGAAGGGAAATAA
- a CDS encoding TIGR00730 family Rossman fold protein, producing the protein MTQMKPAICVFCGSRPGKEPRYLQAAVFLGHLMASEGIGLVYGGATSGLMGAVADSVLEKGGTVIGVLPEFLSSKEIAHKEITELILVPTMHERKLLMYEKSIAFIALPGGIGTLEELVEVTSWNQLGVLSKPIGILNVNGFFDPLLQQLDHMVEEGFLDSQTREWIEVSADPEELFEKIIKRSRI; encoded by the coding sequence CTGACTCAGATGAAACCAGCCATTTGTGTATTCTGCGGTTCCAGACCTGGCAAGGAACCTCGTTATCTTCAAGCCGCAGTATTCTTAGGTCACTTAATGGCCTCCGAAGGAATAGGGCTGGTGTATGGAGGAGCCACTTCCGGTTTGATGGGAGCGGTTGCTGATTCTGTTTTGGAAAAAGGTGGGACCGTAATCGGAGTTCTTCCTGAGTTTCTTTCCAGTAAAGAAATTGCTCATAAAGAAATTACGGAACTGATCTTAGTTCCTACAATGCACGAAAGAAAACTTCTGATGTACGAAAAATCCATCGCGTTCATTGCTTTGCCGGGCGGGATCGGAACCTTAGAAGAATTGGTAGAAGTTACGTCTTGGAATCAGCTTGGAGTTCTTTCCAAGCCGATCGGAATATTGAACGTAAACGGATTTTTCGATCCTTTATTACAACAATTAGATCATATGGTGGAAGAAGGTTTCTTAGATTCTCAAACCAGAGAATGGATAGAAGTCAGCGCAGATCCAGAAGAACTTTTCGAAAAGATCATCAAAAGAAGTAGGATTTAA
- a CDS encoding cation transporter dimerization domain-containing protein, producing the protein MSFDFSDEYKETVQNILSDRFPQVSKIYDLKARSKGERKFLEFRLEFKKDTHPLEEPKILESLLDDLKQEFPYTEIIIYPNQR; encoded by the coding sequence ATGTCTTTCGACTTTTCGGATGAATACAAAGAGACCGTCCAAAACATTCTTTCGGATCGGTTTCCGCAGGTTTCTAAGATCTACGATCTAAAAGCCAGATCCAAGGGAGAAAGGAAATTTCTTGAGTTCAGACTGGAATTCAAAAAGGACACTCATCCTTTAGAAGAACCTAAGATCTTAGAATCTTTACTAGACGATCTAAAACAAGAATTCCCTTATACAGAGATCATCATTTATCCGAACCAAAGATAG
- a CDS encoding LA_2444/LA_4059 family outer membrane protein, translating to MQTFLKLSASLFLGIFLFVSGPVYSQGKLPDPEALEKEADELEYQAGKSQVQAERRRLALLAQEKRKQAADVRNELHDQELSKPYTRPTLDVQFAALQSTWESEVLARQKNIGVNNYNTILSASGAYQDAQNTAAGAGVNPNLLNDSITGYSRPQGNTKTAFPIKLSYLNTAKTFGIEFNYLDLKIKPSYTTVDTASVLSALAPVQYHSVQYRRLDYSLNVAWYMQTATGRIGLAVGARNLDIISSEYGVIPGNYGFGKSEEKAGGFGPQIGVRIFKNFNAFLLGHFKADYFRTLGHYNRNTQGVLNGITGPYILDTSPPGGLKENVLSRTGYEIDFGLSLLRSRWLKYTLGFQYTELISKVSGYNYNPNVFPGAPGDILFLNQVSKPLDQISTGSALQKEVHDKFYGIYLSLTLTI from the coding sequence TTGCAGACTTTTCTGAAACTTTCCGCATCCTTATTCTTAGGCATTTTTTTATTTGTCTCCGGCCCTGTATATTCTCAGGGAAAACTACCAGATCCGGAAGCTTTGGAAAAAGAAGCTGATGAGCTGGAATACCAGGCCGGTAAATCCCAGGTCCAAGCAGAAAGAAGAAGGCTCGCATTACTCGCGCAAGAAAAGAGAAAACAAGCAGCAGATGTCAGAAACGAACTTCATGACCAGGAATTATCCAAACCTTATACCCGGCCTACCTTAGATGTCCAGTTTGCGGCATTACAATCCACTTGGGAATCAGAGGTTTTAGCCAGACAAAAGAATATTGGAGTAAATAATTACAATACAATCCTTTCAGCATCTGGAGCTTACCAAGATGCTCAAAACACTGCCGCTGGTGCAGGTGTAAATCCAAACTTATTAAACGATAGTATCACAGGTTATTCTAGACCCCAAGGAAATACTAAGACTGCATTTCCTATCAAACTTTCTTATTTGAATACTGCCAAAACTTTCGGGATAGAATTCAATTATTTAGATCTAAAGATCAAACCTTCTTACACAACCGTGGATACAGCATCCGTATTGTCTGCGCTTGCTCCCGTTCAATACCATTCAGTCCAATACAGAAGATTAGATTATTCTTTAAACGTCGCTTGGTACATGCAAACAGCAACTGGGAGGATTGGTCTAGCAGTTGGAGCAAGAAACTTAGATATTATTTCCAGCGAATACGGAGTGATTCCTGGAAATTACGGTTTCGGAAAATCAGAAGAAAAAGCAGGAGGATTCGGTCCTCAGATCGGAGTTAGGATCTTCAAAAATTTCAACGCATTCTTGCTTGGACATTTTAAAGCGGATTATTTTAGGACTTTAGGACATTATAATAGAAACACCCAAGGAGTTCTGAACGGAATAACTGGCCCTTATATTTTAGATACCTCTCCTCCAGGCGGGCTAAAAGAAAACGTGCTTAGTAGGACCGGATATGAGATCGATTTTGGTCTTTCCTTGCTTAGAAGCCGTTGGTTAAAATATACTTTAGGATTCCAATATACGGAATTGATCTCTAAAGTTTCAGGTTATAATTATAATCCGAATGTTTTTCCAGGAGCACCTGGCGATATACTCTTTTTAAATCAGGTTTCTAAACCTTTAGATCAAATCTCTACAGGCTCAGCCTTACAAAAAGAAGTACATGATAAATTTTATGGAATTTATCTAAGTTTAACTTTGACTATTTAG
- a CDS encoding DUF6580 family putative transport protein, translating into MSLSKNLVAFALLVFAVLSRFLPHLPNFTPVLAISIFAGVYFSNRWLAIALPLGIMLISDLVIGLHDMIPLIYGLFVVYAIVGMKIKDRLGIGSLAIAGLAGSVSFFVITNFFVWLTSGMYTLNTQGLVECYIAAIPFFKYSLLGDFTYVSVLFGSYYLLEKNGFVATTQAA; encoded by the coding sequence ATGTCACTATCTAAAAATTTGGTAGCTTTCGCATTACTTGTATTTGCGGTTCTCAGTCGTTTTCTTCCTCACTTACCGAACTTCACTCCGGTTTTGGCGATCTCTATTTTCGCTGGGGTTTATTTCTCTAACCGTTGGTTAGCGATCGCTCTTCCTTTGGGAATTATGCTGATCAGCGACTTGGTGATCGGTCTTCACGATATGATCCCATTGATTTACGGATTGTTCGTAGTGTATGCTATTGTAGGCATGAAGATCAAAGATCGTTTAGGTATCGGATCTCTGGCGATTGCTGGACTTGCAGGTTCTGTTTCATTCTTCGTGATCACCAACTTCTTTGTTTGGTTAACTTCTGGAATGTATACTTTGAACACACAAGGATTAGTAGAATGTTATATTGCTGCGATCCCTTTCTTCAAATATAGCTTACTCGGAGACTTTACTTATGTTTCCGTTCTGTTCGGTTCCTATTATCTATTGGAAAAGAATGGATTTGTAGCTACTACCCAAGCAGCTTAA
- the mazG gene encoding nucleoside triphosphate pyrophosphohydrolase has protein sequence MKAPDPKDYPNSMAFLQDITSKLRSPEGCPWDREQTHSTLVPYLIEESQEVVEAILKENDEHTKEELGDLLFQVVLHSQIASERGAFGLEEVAKDVAEKLVLRHPHVFDPETKDISSADEVVANWDLFKEKEKQLRQKTSKPKSILSEVPETFPSLLKAEKFQKKAAKAGFDWEDIKGVEEKLNEELQEFLDEIRGISDPSSNQIRIEEELGDLLFTIVNLARKLGVSAESSLTRTNTKFKHRIEYIEARLGESNRKFSETPLDELEKLWNQAKKGLQKQTQNPLEEKQSIVSELIRGLSSFIIWKQSPGTDWPKTYSFSNKSNEYSLVFSAFGSMTLLPSADPWGRKAQPIFYLNLSEKNPGTWEDLSGNSYKSQENIYEAILGSIGEYSRFHSEARKGEKVPEKEE, from the coding sequence ATGAAAGCTCCCGACCCGAAAGACTATCCGAACTCGATGGCATTTCTCCAAGACATAACTTCTAAACTTAGAAGTCCGGAAGGTTGTCCTTGGGATAGAGAGCAGACACATTCTACCCTGGTTCCTTATCTAATCGAAGAGTCCCAAGAAGTTGTAGAAGCAATACTCAAAGAAAACGACGAGCACACTAAGGAAGAATTAGGAGATCTATTATTCCAAGTGGTCCTTCATTCTCAGATCGCATCCGAAAGAGGTGCATTCGGTTTGGAAGAAGTAGCCAAAGATGTGGCGGAAAAACTTGTACTACGACACCCTCATGTATTCGACCCCGAAACAAAAGATATCTCTTCCGCAGACGAGGTAGTCGCAAACTGGGATCTATTTAAAGAGAAAGAAAAACAACTCAGGCAAAAAACCTCTAAACCTAAATCTATTTTATCAGAAGTCCCAGAAACATTTCCTTCTCTATTAAAGGCAGAAAAATTCCAGAAGAAGGCTGCGAAAGCAGGTTTCGATTGGGAAGACATAAAAGGTGTAGAAGAAAAACTGAATGAAGAATTGCAGGAGTTCTTAGACGAGATCAGAGGAATTTCAGATCCTTCTTCCAATCAAATCAGGATAGAAGAAGAATTAGGAGATCTTCTTTTTACAATAGTCAATCTTGCAAGAAAATTAGGTGTTTCTGCTGAATCATCTCTTACTAGAACTAATACAAAGTTTAAACATAGAATAGAATATATAGAAGCTCGACTCGGAGAATCCAATCGTAAATTTTCAGAAACTCCTTTGGACGAGTTGGAAAAACTTTGGAACCAAGCAAAAAAAGGGCTCCAAAAACAAACTCAAAATCCGTTAGAAGAAAAGCAGAGTATTGTATCAGAATTGATCCGTGGACTTTCTTCTTTTATCATCTGGAAACAAAGTCCCGGAACAGATTGGCCCAAAACATATAGTTTTTCCAACAAATCAAACGAGTATTCGTTAGTATTCTCTGCATTCGGATCCATGACATTATTACCTAGTGCGGATCCATGGGGCAGAAAGGCGCAACCTATCTTCTATCTAAATCTATCTGAAAAGAATCCTGGAACCTGGGAAGATTTGTCTGGAAATTCTTACAAAAGCCAGGAAAATATTTACGAGGCAATCTTAGGATCGATCGGGGAGTATAGT